One window of Dyadobacter sandarakinus genomic DNA carries:
- a CDS encoding helix-turn-helix transcriptional regulator has translation MEKQFEKYRGIHPGIVLDRELKKRSIKQRPFALSIAEHPQSFNAILKGKRNLNTALALRIEKGLDLEEGTLVLLQAYYDIHKEKEKLGRKTPNLAVLRKSLFWDTNISQIDWEKQANAVIKRVCERGDDEEKQELTRFYGQEKVQSVLQNS, from the coding sequence ATGGAAAAGCAGTTTGAAAAATATAGAGGTATTCATCCGGGAATCGTGCTAGACCGGGAGCTCAAAAAGCGATCCATCAAGCAACGCCCTTTTGCTTTATCAATAGCGGAGCATCCTCAGAGTTTTAATGCTATACTTAAAGGCAAGCGCAACCTCAATACCGCATTGGCACTAAGGATTGAAAAAGGCCTTGACCTGGAAGAAGGAACATTGGTGTTGCTGCAAGCTTACTATGACATTCATAAGGAAAAAGAAAAGCTCGGGCGCAAGACTCCGAATCTGGCCGTTTTGAGAAAATCACTCTTTTGGGATACGAACATTTCACAAATTGACTGGGAAAAACAGGCCAATGCTGTAATTAAGAGAGTTTGTGAACGGGGAGATGATGAAGAAAAACAAGAACTTACCCGGTTTTACGGGCAGGAGAAAGTACAGTCGGTACTGCAAAATAGCTAA
- a CDS encoding DinB family protein — protein MISKTSAAMSVKRQFHITFGHTKDHSIDYLTGILLDSRLTTVQSIEKLTVSQLDWQYAPGWNTIGALLSHMEAIEHFFRIEFVLGRKLTTEENGHWTPALDMGEHLPKLITGKSVDQYMHELTASRQMLVDAVRHLSFEEFTRKIEGYYDEQTGCNLAWALYHMMEDEIYHRGQISMIRKLYAAHHGSGEG, from the coding sequence ATGATCAGCAAGACCAGTGCAGCCATGTCGGTAAAAAGACAATTTCATATCACTTTCGGACATACCAAGGATCATTCGATCGACTATCTGACCGGCATATTGCTGGACTCGCGATTGACGACGGTTCAAAGCATTGAAAAACTAACTGTTTCGCAACTTGACTGGCAATATGCACCGGGATGGAACACGATCGGTGCGCTTCTGTCCCACATGGAAGCGATTGAGCATTTTTTCCGGATTGAGTTTGTGCTCGGTAGAAAGCTGACCACAGAGGAAAATGGCCATTGGACACCTGCGCTGGACATGGGCGAGCATCTTCCCAAGCTTATTACAGGCAAATCCGTTGACCAATACATGCACGAGCTGACAGCATCACGCCAGATGCTCGTTGACGCTGTCCGTCATTTAAGTTTTGAAGAATTTACAAGAAAAATTGAGGGTTACTACGATGAACAAACCGGTTGTAATCTGGCTTGGGCCTTGTATCACATGATGGAAGATGAAATTTATCACCGCGGGCAGATCAGCATGATTCGTAAGCTCTATGCCGCGCATCATGGCTCCGGGGAGGGTTAA
- a CDS encoding DUF3253 domain-containing protein has product MQHHEKIATTILATAMHRGAEKSTCPSEIARMLFPDDWRNHMKEVREVAIELHNKGSVVITQKGVPVDVEHIKGPVRIRIV; this is encoded by the coding sequence ATGCAGCATCACGAGAAAATAGCAACAACAATTCTGGCTACCGCCATGCATCGCGGCGCGGAGAAAAGTACCTGTCCATCCGAAATTGCCCGGATGCTATTTCCTGACGACTGGCGAAATCACATGAAAGAAGTACGCGAGGTAGCCATCGAGCTGCATAACAAAGGCAGCGTGGTCATTACACAAAAGGGAGTGCCTGTGGATGTGGAGCATATCAAAGGGCCGGTGCGGATCAGGATTGTTTGA
- a CDS encoding ABC-F family ATP-binding cassette domain-containing protein, whose product MITVENLAVEFSGSVLFSEVSFVINPTDKIALMGKNGAGKSTMMKIIAGEQKANRGHVRAPKDAVIAYLPQHLLTEDNCTVFEEAAKAFRQVFEMRAEMEKLNLALETRTDYDSDEYMAIIEQVTELGEKYYQLEEVNYDAEVEKALKGLGFRPEDFQRQTKEFSGGWRMRIELAKILLQKPDLILLDEPTNHIDIESVIWLEDFLVNKANAVMVISHDRAFIDNITNRTIEVTMGRIFDYKANYSHYLVLREERRSHQIKAYQEQQKMIADNMAFIERFRGTYSKTNQVSSRERMLEKLEIIEIDEIDNSALKLRFPPSPRSGDYPVTVKDVSKSYGDQVVFKNASMTISRGEKVSFVGRNGEGKSTMIKAIMGQIDVDGTCQLGHNVKVGYFAQNQASLLDPNLTIFQTVDEVAEGDVRTQIKNILGAFMFQGDDIDKKVSVLSGGEKTRLAMVKLLLEPVNLLILDEPTNHLDLKSKDVLKEALRNFDGTLVLVSHDRDFLQGLSQKVFEFKDKRVIEHFETIDAFLERNRMKSIADLQLAK is encoded by the coding sequence ATGATTACAGTTGAGAATTTGGCCGTTGAATTTAGCGGTTCTGTGCTTTTTAGTGAAGTTTCCTTCGTGATTAACCCTACTGATAAAATTGCCCTGATGGGTAAAAACGGTGCGGGAAAATCCACCATGATGAAGATCATTGCGGGTGAACAAAAAGCCAATCGCGGCCATGTGCGTGCACCCAAGGATGCGGTAATCGCCTATTTGCCGCAGCATTTGCTCACCGAAGACAACTGTACCGTTTTTGAAGAAGCGGCCAAAGCATTCAGGCAGGTTTTTGAAATGCGTGCCGAAATGGAAAAGCTGAACCTCGCCCTCGAAACCCGCACGGACTACGACAGCGATGAATATATGGCCATCATTGAGCAGGTGACTGAACTCGGTGAAAAATATTACCAGCTCGAAGAAGTGAATTATGATGCGGAGGTGGAGAAAGCCCTGAAAGGCCTGGGATTCAGGCCGGAAGATTTTCAGCGGCAAACCAAGGAATTCAGCGGCGGCTGGCGCATGCGCATTGAGCTGGCCAAAATACTGTTGCAAAAACCCGACCTTATTTTGCTCGATGAGCCGACCAACCACATTGATATTGAGTCGGTGATCTGGCTGGAAGATTTCCTGGTGAATAAGGCCAATGCCGTGATGGTGATTTCCCACGACCGTGCCTTTATCGACAACATTACCAACCGCACCATTGAAGTGACGATGGGGCGGATCTTCGATTACAAAGCCAACTATTCGCATTACCTGGTACTACGCGAAGAGCGCCGCTCGCACCAGATCAAAGCATACCAGGAACAGCAGAAAATGATTGCCGATAACATGGCATTCATCGAGCGCTTTCGCGGAACCTACTCCAAGACCAACCAGGTTTCCTCCCGCGAACGCATGCTGGAAAAACTGGAAATCATTGAAATTGACGAAATCGACAATTCAGCCCTGAAACTCCGTTTTCCGCCTTCACCACGTTCGGGCGACTATCCGGTTACGGTAAAAGATGTTTCGAAATCCTATGGCGATCAGGTGGTGTTCAAAAATGCCAGCATGACGATTTCCCGCGGTGAAAAGGTATCATTTGTTGGCCGGAACGGAGAAGGTAAATCGACCATGATCAAAGCCATTATGGGCCAGATCGATGTGGACGGAACCTGCCAGCTGGGGCATAATGTAAAAGTCGGCTACTTCGCCCAGAACCAGGCATCCTTGCTGGATCCGAACCTGACTATCTTCCAGACCGTAGACGAGGTTGCAGAAGGTGATGTAAGAACCCAGATCAAGAATATCCTGGGTGCATTTATGTTTCAGGGTGATGATATTGACAAAAAAGTAAGCGTACTGTCAGGTGGAGAAAAAACGCGGCTTGCGATGGTGAAGCTGCTTCTGGAACCTGTGAACCTGCTCATTCTCGATGAGCCCACAAATCACCTGGACTTAAAGTCAAAAGACGTTTTAAAAGAAGCACTCAGAAACTTTGACGGAACATTGGTGCTGGTTTCCCACGACCGCGACTTTCTGCAAGGCTTATCGCAAAAGGTTTTTGAATTCAAAGACAAACGCGTAATCGAGCATTTCGAAACGATTGATGCATTTCTGGAAAGAAACCGGATGAAGAGCATTGCAGATTTGCAGCTGGCGAAGTAG
- a CDS encoding nucleotidyl transferase AbiEii/AbiGii toxin family protein has translation MLYYNTVNDLLGNCLSTLMAAKPFNPFRLVGGTSLSLQLGHRISVDIDLFTDAPYGSIAFEVLEHCLHHTFPYVSYSANILPGIGRSYTVGTDRSNVIKLDVYYTDPFIQPALVLDGIRMATVEEIIAMKMDVIQRGGRKKDFWDLHELLPKYNIDSMLALHQQRYKYIHDKTRILKNLTDFTQANDDFNPICLRGKYWEFIKEDIEEAVDRLR, from the coding sequence ATGCTGTATTACAATACTGTAAATGATCTGTTAGGTAACTGCCTTTCCACCTTAATGGCAGCAAAGCCCTTTAATCCTTTCAGGCTGGTGGGTGGAACCTCGCTCAGCCTGCAACTGGGGCACCGGATTTCTGTGGATATTGATCTCTTTACAGATGCTCCTTATGGAAGTATAGCGTTTGAAGTATTAGAGCATTGTTTACACCATACATTCCCTTATGTAAGCTATTCGGCAAATATCCTGCCCGGAATAGGCAGGTCTTATACGGTAGGTACTGACCGCAGCAATGTTATCAAACTCGATGTTTATTACACCGACCCGTTCATCCAACCCGCTTTGGTTCTGGATGGCATCAGAATGGCGACTGTTGAAGAAATCATAGCCATGAAAATGGATGTAATACAGCGGGGCGGAAGAAAAAAGGACTTCTGGGATTTACATGAGCTCTTACCAAAGTACAACATTGATTCCATGCTGGCTCTTCACCAACAACGTTACAAGTATATTCACGACAAAACACGGATCCTGAAAAACCTTACCGATTTCACACAGGCCAATGATGACTTCAACCCCATCTGTTTGAGGGGTAAGTACTGGGAGTTTATCAAAGAAGATATTGAAGAGGCGGTTGACAGGTTGCGCTAA
- a CDS encoding T9SS type A sorting domain-containing protein, with protein sequence MKQIYLLLSLFSVSMVSQAQSVVQLRQKAVQRTASHHASTRIAAPCPSTPEDEDFEGFTNTEYPSSLSIDCLEFAISGDGMVGVDEKVHAGIPTPAFTGNALVFLGSGSETGNVARIRSITQTIDFRLSALSAEFYDHSNGASAEVYSIVGYNDGVEVARVDGFDVTKGGTYGNSTSQIVFTHEEYNKGGSNSGRLVFGESWKNIDEFRFIATDELGFNYIFLGLDNIDFEPAETGSLPVTLTKFTARKENTVTQLSWETSSEIRSDRFEIQHSTNAKTWNHLAVIRAAGEHAGRQTYQFTHTNPAQGDNYYRLKMIDSDNVYTWSKVEHVGFDLVSSITAYPNPAAETIHLTAGDWTSVSNVQVVNNQGKAVYSSGKNPAQYINARNFTPGLYFIRVSFSNGNEALQKVVIAPKM encoded by the coding sequence ATGAAGCAAATTTACCTTTTATTATCCCTGTTTTCTGTTTCCATGGTTTCGCAGGCGCAAAGTGTTGTGCAGCTCCGGCAAAAGGCTGTTCAGCGTACTGCAAGTCATCACGCTTCCACAAGGATTGCCGCACCTTGCCCGTCTACGCCCGAGGATGAAGATTTTGAAGGATTTACGAATACAGAATATCCTTCGTCATTGTCCATCGACTGCCTCGAATTTGCAATTAGTGGTGATGGTATGGTGGGTGTCGACGAAAAAGTACATGCAGGAATACCCACGCCTGCGTTCACCGGCAATGCACTTGTATTTTTAGGAAGTGGGTCCGAAACCGGGAATGTCGCCCGTATCAGGTCTATTACCCAGACGATCGACTTTCGGCTAAGCGCTTTAAGTGCCGAATTTTACGACCATTCAAACGGTGCGTCGGCCGAAGTTTACAGCATTGTGGGATATAATGATGGTGTGGAAGTGGCACGTGTGGATGGATTTGATGTGACAAAAGGCGGTACTTACGGAAATTCAACGTCTCAAATCGTGTTTACCCATGAGGAATATAATAAAGGTGGTTCTAACTCCGGCAGGCTGGTATTTGGTGAGAGCTGGAAGAATATCGATGAGTTCCGCTTTATTGCCACAGACGAACTTGGCTTTAATTATATTTTTTTAGGTCTTGATAATATTGATTTTGAACCTGCGGAAACCGGTTCACTGCCTGTCACTCTGACAAAGTTTACAGCTCGCAAGGAAAACACGGTTACCCAACTCAGCTGGGAAACTTCCTCTGAAATCCGCAGTGATCGATTTGAAATACAGCACAGCACAAATGCAAAAACCTGGAACCACCTGGCTGTTATCAGGGCAGCTGGGGAGCATGCGGGGCGGCAAACGTATCAGTTTACCCACACGAACCCCGCTCAGGGTGACAATTATTACCGGCTGAAAATGATTGATTCAGACAACGTATATACATGGTCGAAAGTTGAGCATGTGGGTTTTGATCTGGTAAGCAGCATCACCGCCTACCCGAACCCTGCCGCCGAAACCATTCATTTGACGGCGGGTGACTGGACGAGTGTTTCCAATGTTCAGGTTGTAAACAATCAGGGTAAAGCTGTATACAGTTCAGGAAAAAACCCGGCGCAGTACATCAATGCACGGAATTTCACCCCGGGACTTTACTTCATCCGGGTCAGTTTCTCCAATGGAAACGAAGCATTGCAGAAGGTGGTCATCGCACCAAAAATGTAG